A genomic stretch from Telmatocola sphagniphila includes:
- the rpmJ gene encoding 50S ribosomal protein L36: MKVRSSVKRICDKCKLIKRKGIVRVICEDPRHKQRQG, translated from the coding sequence ATGAAAGTGCGATCTTCCGTGAAGCGCATTTGTGATAAATGTAAGCTGATTAAACGTAAAGGGATCGTTCGCGTAATCTGCGAAGACCCGCGACACAAACAACGTCAAGGCTAA
- a CDS encoding sigma-70 family RNA polymerase sigma factor: MKSARKKRASTAAATLSETPLTAFSSDLLTPEEERELLSGFWDCKTELVRLLIRSYPELRANRPPLEPWPMAQFIREYCEEKKLLDLPTIYRLYDRYVRFKHRLASANIRLAAHVAKRFRHHSLSYADLLQEAVCGLMQAIDRFDVSHGTRLATYATWWIRQTLQIAVARQSHLVSLSPHHLQELGLLQQESEALAHGGKHLPSPQELASRTGSSLEHLTHLQTATRTPVSLNAVLDDDSDFKLTEAMPDNQSSTLQNNNERQEALGFLMENLRPRERKVLDLRFGLTGNGTHSLRQIGHLLRISKERVRQIQNRALEKLRASAERVGWEPSLLLD, encoded by the coding sequence ATGAAGTCAGCGAGGAAAAAACGAGCTTCCACTGCTGCCGCCACTCTGAGTGAAACACCTCTGACCGCATTCTCATCGGACTTATTGACACCCGAGGAAGAACGCGAGCTTTTGAGTGGTTTCTGGGACTGCAAGACGGAACTAGTTAGACTGCTGATTCGTAGCTATCCGGAACTGCGTGCGAACCGACCACCTCTCGAACCTTGGCCTATGGCCCAGTTTATCCGAGAATATTGCGAAGAAAAGAAGCTGCTTGACCTGCCGACGATCTACCGGCTCTATGACCGTTACGTTCGCTTCAAGCATCGTCTGGCTTCAGCGAACATTCGTCTGGCCGCTCACGTGGCTAAACGCTTCCGCCATCATAGTTTGAGCTATGCTGACCTGCTTCAAGAAGCGGTCTGCGGTCTCATGCAGGCGATCGACCGCTTCGACGTCAGTCATGGCACTCGCTTGGCTACCTATGCCACCTGGTGGATTCGTCAGACTCTCCAGATTGCCGTGGCTCGCCAGAGTCACTTAGTCAGCCTGTCGCCGCACCACTTGCAAGAGTTGGGGCTGTTGCAGCAGGAATCGGAAGCTTTGGCTCACGGAGGCAAGCACTTGCCCAGCCCGCAGGAGCTGGCGAGTCGAACCGGCAGCAGCCTGGAGCACTTGACTCACCTGCAGACGGCCACTCGCACTCCGGTTTCCTTGAACGCGGTTCTCGATGACGACAGCGATTTCAAGCTAACTGAAGCGATGCCGGACAATCAAAGCAGCACACTGCAGAACAACAATGAGCGTCAGGAAGCTCTCGGATTCCTGATGGAGAATCTGCGACCTCGCGAACGTAAAGTGCTCGACCTGCGATTTGGTCTGACCGGCAATGGCACTCATAGCCTCCGCCAGATCGGACACCTGCTGCGGATTTCCAAGGAACGGGTTCGCCAGATTCAGAACCGCGCTCTGGAAAAACTCCGGGCATCGGCCGAACGAGTGGGTTGGGAACCCAGCCTGCTGCTCGACTAA